One Desulfovibrio sp. ZJ209 genomic window carries:
- a CDS encoding 30S ribosomal protein S1: MADKETGHDEIDFGAALEDYLNPDFGDLEEGSITKGEIVRVNDDNVLVDVGFKSEGQIPTAEFRDAAGNVGVKVGDRVDVYVVRKNEQDGTITLSFEKAKRMQVFDQLEDVQENNKVIKGHIVRRIKGGYTVNIGGVEAFLPGSHVDLRPVPDMDALVNQEFEFRVLKINRRRSNVIVSRRVLLEEERDAKRAELLKTLAEGQVVNGKAKNITEYGVFVDLGGLDGLLHITDMSWKRIRHPKEMITMGQDLTLKVLSFDRETNKVSLGLKQLVPDPWQDISARFPQGARINGKVTNLVDYGAFVELEPGVEGLVHISEMSWTRKLRHPSQMVHTGDEVEVVILGVDGEKKRISLGMKQVRPNPWELVAERYPEGTVLEGVIKNITEFGMFIGIEDGIDGLIHVSDISWTKKVRHPNELYKVGDVVQAKVLVVDQGNEKFTLGIKQLADDPWAHVPDTYPVGCTIKGTVTNITDFGLFVEVEEGIEGLVHVSELSGKKLKTPAEAFKEGQEIQAKVIHVSAEERRLGLSIKQIKDEEERRKPKEFHAGPQESGQSLGDLLKAAAQENSED, from the coding sequence ATGGCAGACAAGGAAACCGGGCACGACGAAATCGATTTCGGCGCCGCCCTCGAGGACTACCTCAACCCCGATTTTGGCGATCTTGAAGAAGGCTCCATCACCAAGGGCGAGATCGTCCGCGTCAACGACGACAATGTGCTCGTGGACGTGGGCTTCAAGTCCGAGGGCCAGATCCCCACGGCCGAGTTCCGCGACGCGGCGGGCAATGTGGGCGTCAAGGTGGGCGACAGGGTGGATGTCTATGTGGTCCGCAAGAACGAGCAGGACGGCACCATCACGCTCTCCTTTGAAAAGGCCAAGCGCATGCAGGTCTTCGACCAGCTCGAGGACGTGCAGGAGAACAACAAGGTCATCAAGGGGCATATCGTGCGCCGCATCAAGGGCGGCTACACGGTGAACATCGGGGGCGTTGAGGCCTTCCTGCCCGGTTCCCACGTCGATTTGCGTCCCGTGCCGGACATGGACGCCCTGGTCAACCAGGAGTTCGAGTTCCGCGTGCTCAAGATCAACCGCCGGCGCAGCAATGTCATCGTCTCGCGCCGCGTGCTCCTCGAGGAGGAGCGCGACGCCAAGCGCGCCGAACTGCTCAAGACCCTCGCCGAGGGCCAGGTGGTCAACGGCAAGGCCAAGAACATCACCGAGTACGGCGTCTTTGTGGACCTCGGCGGCCTCGACGGCCTGCTCCACATCACGGACATGAGCTGGAAGCGCATCCGCCACCCCAAGGAAATGATCACCATGGGCCAGGACCTGACCCTCAAGGTGCTCTCCTTTGACCGCGAGACCAACAAGGTCTCCCTGGGCCTCAAGCAGCTCGTGCCCGACCCGTGGCAGGACATCTCCGCCCGCTTCCCGCAGGGCGCGCGCATCAACGGCAAGGTCACCAACCTTGTGGACTACGGCGCCTTTGTGGAGCTGGAGCCTGGCGTCGAGGGCCTTGTGCACATCTCCGAAATGTCGTGGACGCGCAAGCTGCGCCATCCCTCCCAGATGGTGCACACCGGCGACGAGGTTGAGGTGGTCATCCTCGGCGTGGACGGCGAGAAGAAGCGCATCAGCCTCGGCATGAAGCAGGTTAGGCCCAACCCGTGGGAGCTCGTGGCCGAGCGCTATCCCGAGGGCACGGTGCTTGAGGGCGTCATCAAAAACATCACCGAGTTCGGCATGTTCATCGGCATCGAGGACGGCATCGACGGCCTCATCCATGTGTCGGACATCTCGTGGACCAAGAAGGTGCGCCACCCCAACGAGCTCTACAAGGTGGGTGACGTGGTGCAGGCCAAGGTGCTCGTGGTGGACCAGGGCAACGAGAAGTTCACCCTGGGCATCAAGCAGCTCGCCGACGACCCCTGGGCCCATGTGCCGGATACCTATCCCGTGGGCTGCACCATCAAGGGCACGGTGACCAATATCACCGACTTCGGCCTCTTCGTGGAGGTGGAGGAAGGCATCGAGGGCCTGGTGCACGTGTCCGAGCTCTCGGGCAAGAAGCTCAAGACCCCGGCCGAGGCCTTCAAGGAAGGCCAGGAGATCCAGGCCAAGGTCATCCACGTCAGCGCGGAGGAGCGCCGCCTCGGCCTCTCCATCAAGCAGATCAAGGACGAGGAGGAGCGCCGCAAGCCCAAGGAATTCCACGCCGGCCCGCAGGAAAGCGGCCAGAGCCTGGGCGACCTGCTCAAGGCCGCCGCGCAGGAGAACAGCGAGGACTAG
- a CDS encoding GNAT family N-acetyltransferase, translating into MDREQGERPWRIRAAAVRDREAVEAVVMDAFGVYLPRMDRKPYPMLDDYGVYIRAGQAFVLEDGGEEDGQAAAGTARDATALRIRACIVLVPGADGALSLEVLAVSRDAQGRGYGRTLVDFALHRAKTLGCRRLKLYTNEVMTEAQAFYGRLGFIETRRALDAGYRRVFYELGVEKAEPGDSE; encoded by the coding sequence ATGGACCGAGAGCAGGGCGAAAGGCCGTGGCGCATCCGCGCGGCGGCGGTGCGCGACCGGGAGGCCGTGGAAGCTGTGGTCATGGACGCCTTCGGCGTCTATCTGCCGCGCATGGACCGCAAGCCGTATCCCATGCTGGATGATTACGGCGTCTACATAAGGGCCGGGCAGGCTTTCGTGCTGGAGGATGGCGGGGAAGAGGACGGGCAAGCTGCTGCGGGGACGGCCCGCGATGCCACGGCCCTGCGCATCCGGGCCTGCATCGTGCTCGTGCCCGGCGCCGACGGCGCCCTGTCGCTGGAAGTGCTGGCCGTGAGCCGCGACGCCCAGGGCCGGGGCTATGGCCGGACGCTGGTGGACTTTGCCCTGCACCGCGCGAAGACCTTGGGCTGCCGCCGCCTCAAGCTCTACACCAATGAGGTCATGACCGAAGCCCAGGCTTTTTACGGCCGCTTGGGATTTATCGAGACGCGCCGAGCCCTGGACGCGGGCTATCGGCGGGTGTTTTATGAGCTGGGGGTGGAGAAGGCGGAACCTGGAGATTCTGAATAA
- the dcm gene encoding DNA (cytosine-5-)-methyltransferase encodes MKHIELFAGCGGLCLGLKKAGFDLFFANELSPMAAETFAYNLLGEDLSAPGGNTPHTIWIKSSFPSGDKRRLREDPRTYPDNWDNCGILPDGSNISGSLLIGNINSLLEWLEGHPQVAHTLRNTEIDLMAGGPPCQSFSLAGLREKNNEKNLLPWSFARLAAIIRPQTILLENVTGILRPFSENGEKYYAWLEVSKAFASIGYVPLPLHVNAKYVGVAQNRPRFILVGVREDIFTQLAGNFNPAERFLFRSSQDFYASIKKNRSVTLSDITIHDLNKEDPTLWNAFQNSFLSSLAKRKSNYVSVKEAIGDLEEMPSKNDTKYVKYINETFSDCLAFHPQRITGLEKINVTHRVMRRYRIYQILSSQKKLVQKQVQEIISGKRENLSQEVWNDLCGYKFLMEDGNMNMFSTINELEDFIKNHKTRKQVQKALLPEEPAPAALSIPDDACHYKEIRTLTVREMARIQSFPDSFCFRSKTTTGGLNRRYEVPIYTQIGNAVPVLLAYALGTCMNTLLKRINHG; translated from the coding sequence ATGAAACATATCGAACTATTTGCTGGGTGCGGTGGGCTTTGTCTAGGCCTAAAGAAGGCAGGTTTTGATTTGTTCTTCGCCAATGAACTTTCCCCTATGGCGGCAGAAACTTTTGCCTATAATCTTTTGGGTGAGGACCTTTCCGCGCCCGGGGGAAATACCCCACACACCATATGGATAAAAAGCTCCTTTCCTTCCGGCGACAAACGGAGATTGCGGGAGGACCCACGCACGTACCCTGACAACTGGGATAATTGTGGTATTTTGCCGGATGGGTCAAATATTTCGGGCAGCCTTCTCATTGGAAACATTAACTCGCTGCTTGAATGGCTAGAAGGCCACCCGCAAGTGGCACACACCCTGAGGAATACGGAGATTGACCTGATGGCTGGGGGGCCGCCATGTCAATCATTCAGCCTTGCAGGTCTTAGGGAAAAGAACAATGAAAAAAACCTCTTGCCATGGTCTTTTGCGAGATTGGCCGCAATCATTAGGCCCCAGACTATTCTACTTGAAAATGTGACGGGAATCCTGAGGCCATTTTCCGAAAACGGGGAAAAGTATTACGCATGGCTTGAGGTTTCCAAGGCTTTTGCCTCTATTGGGTATGTGCCCCTTCCGCTTCATGTTAATGCAAAATATGTAGGTGTTGCGCAAAACAGGCCTAGATTTATCCTTGTTGGAGTTCGCGAAGATATTTTTACCCAGCTAGCTGGCAACTTTAATCCTGCAGAACGCTTCCTGTTTAGGAGTTCCCAAGATTTTTACGCGTCTATTAAGAAAAATAGAAGCGTTACACTGAGTGACATAACGATCCACGATCTAAACAAGGAGGATCCCACATTATGGAACGCATTTCAAAATAGCTTCCTTTCTTCATTAGCAAAGCGTAAATCAAATTATGTTTCTGTAAAAGAGGCTATTGGCGACCTTGAAGAGATGCCCTCTAAAAATGACACCAAGTATGTAAAATATATAAATGAAACTTTCTCTGACTGCCTCGCCTTCCATCCACAACGCATAACTGGGCTAGAAAAAATTAATGTGACGCATCGGGTAATGAGGCGATACAGAATTTATCAAATACTTTCTAGCCAAAAAAAACTCGTCCAAAAGCAGGTTCAAGAAATTATTTCTGGAAAAAGAGAAAATTTGTCTCAAGAAGTATGGAACGATTTGTGCGGCTACAAGTTTCTCATGGAAGATGGTAATATGAACATGTTTTCAACAATAAATGAATTAGAGGATTTTATCAAGAATCATAAAACAAGAAAACAAGTCCAGAAAGCTCTTCTCCCAGAAGAACCTGCTCCAGCGGCCTTGTCCATCCCTGACGATGCCTGTCACTACAAGGAAATACGCACTTTGACAGTTAGAGAGATGGCAAGGATACAATCTTTCCCTGATTCATTCTGTTTTCGCTCCAAGACCACTACAGGTGGCCTCAACCGCCGCTATGAAGTCCCAATATATACGCAAATTGGCAACGCAGTTCCTGTCCTGCTGGCCTATGCGCTTGGGACCTGCATGAATACACTTCTTAAGCGCATAAACCATGGCTAG
- a CDS encoding helix-turn-helix transcriptional regulator, translating to MPRRHWGEYFFELVASINFLIATTSMLKKQKNDIYFSLEKAAKMPRIDAIVRTFGKNVRAARKSKGLSQDALGATAGLNRTYIGMIERAERSISLSNAKRIADALDMELGALLSPHEGVR from the coding sequence ATGCCCCGGAGGCATTGGGGAGAATATTTTTTTGAGCTGGTGGCGTCCATTAATTTCTTAATTGCCACGACTAGTATGTTGAAAAAGCAAAAAAACGATATTTACTTTTCACTAGAAAAGGCCGCGAAGATGCCAAGAATAGACGCCATTGTGAGAACATTTGGGAAGAATGTCCGCGCAGCAAGGAAATCCAAGGGTCTTTCTCAAGATGCCCTTGGGGCCACGGCCGGACTCAATCGTACCTATATAGGAATGATTGAGAGAGCTGAACGCAGTATTTCCCTAAGCAACGCAAAAAGAATTGCGGATGCACTTGATATGGAGCTTGGTGCCCTTTTATCCCCCCATGAGGGTGTTCGTTAG
- a CDS encoding MvaI/BcnI family restriction endonuclease, producing MSFCHQETKPWHMRCYNELEARNVHYLVSHAVQFSTIHITETGYTKSILDATHPVRTHLHACGIHDYDLQPQGVTGKKVLPACFLSECGMVQTQASLYRPCTKNGDPRIWFHNLRKTGFALPNDILLIIVYGDTLYVINITKIDIHACCIAHSQNPIKEFLHSFIGVMNATSHELLGIIREKLSSWQRAEVVADTGVGRSVESLLGIHMNSSQAPDYKGIEIKTTRRPNLPGVLRSFAPDWDISRLKRGRDIVEEYGYVQPGYAAKTLQVRVTAIQPNRQGLVLAVNLAQGLLELNYSAPQRGIVPVVAWRLERLHARVLEKHHETFWLEMESRKEGGWEYFRCRKVLHTKSPVISQMDVLLAQGDIVIDLSLCRPDGHGDNYLFKIARRAWGLLFPRVSAYTIN from the coding sequence ATGTCGTTTTGTCATCAAGAAACAAAGCCATGGCATATGCGTTGTTATAATGAGCTCGAAGCCAGAAATGTGCATTATCTCGTATCTCATGCAGTCCAGTTTTCGACAATTCATATCACAGAAACGGGCTATACCAAATCCATATTGGATGCAACACATCCTGTACGAACCCACCTTCACGCTTGCGGAATACACGATTATGATTTGCAGCCCCAAGGAGTTACGGGAAAAAAGGTTCTCCCTGCCTGCTTTCTTTCAGAATGTGGGATGGTACAAACGCAAGCCTCTCTATATCGCCCGTGTACAAAGAACGGGGATCCCCGTATATGGTTTCATAATTTAAGGAAAACTGGGTTCGCTCTTCCAAATGATATACTCTTAATTATTGTCTATGGAGATACTTTATATGTAATTAATATTACAAAAATTGATATACATGCTTGTTGTATCGCCCACAGCCAAAATCCAATAAAGGAATTTCTTCATAGCTTTATTGGTGTGATGAATGCCACGAGTCATGAATTACTGGGAATAATTCGAGAAAAATTGTCAAGCTGGCAACGTGCTGAGGTAGTGGCTGATACAGGTGTTGGCAGGTCAGTTGAGTCCCTCCTTGGGATACACATGAATTCTAGCCAAGCACCTGATTATAAAGGAATCGAGATAAAAACAACAAGGCGCCCTAACCTGCCCGGGGTTCTTCGTTCCTTTGCCCCTGATTGGGATATCAGCCGCCTAAAGCGTGGTCGAGACATAGTTGAAGAATATGGCTATGTTCAGCCAGGATATGCCGCGAAGACGCTTCAGGTGAGGGTCACTGCAATCCAGCCTAATCGCCAAGGATTGGTCTTGGCTGTGAACCTTGCCCAGGGCCTCCTTGAGCTGAACTACTCAGCACCTCAACGGGGTATTGTGCCTGTTGTTGCGTGGCGACTGGAAAGGCTCCATGCAAGAGTGCTAGAAAAGCATCATGAAACCTTCTGGCTCGAAATGGAATCTCGAAAGGAAGGTGGATGGGAATATTTCCGTTGCAGGAAAGTGCTCCATACAAAGTCTCCCGTAATTTCTCAAATGGATGTACTGCTCGCCCAGGGCGACATCGTTATTGACCTCAGCTTATGCAGGCCTGATGGACACGGAGACAATTATCTATTCAAGATTGCACGACGCGCATGGGGCTTGCTTTTCCCACGCGTAAGTGCATACACGATTAATTAG
- the purN gene encoding phosphoribosylglycinamide formyltransferase, giving the protein MPLKIAILASGSGTNAQAMIDKARAGVLDVDIRLVVSNRPGAGVLERAAKAGVPSMVLDHTEYPAREAHDAAMVEALKASGAEYIVLAGYMRILTPVFLEAFAGRVLNIHPALLPSFPGAHGGADALAYGVKLTGCSVHFVEEEMDAGPLIIQAAVPVNAGEPLETLMPRIHALEHRIYPQALQWLAEGRIRRDGRQVYLAPGSAKRVRQDGDWLVWPPLEEGF; this is encoded by the coding sequence ATGCCCCTGAAAATCGCCATCCTCGCCTCGGGCAGCGGCACCAACGCTCAGGCCATGATCGACAAGGCCAGAGCCGGCGTGCTTGACGTGGACATCCGCCTTGTCGTGAGCAACCGCCCGGGAGCGGGCGTGCTCGAGCGCGCGGCAAAGGCCGGGGTGCCCAGCATGGTGCTGGACCATACGGAATACCCCGCCCGGGAGGCCCACGATGCGGCCATGGTGGAGGCCCTCAAGGCGAGCGGCGCCGAATACATCGTGCTCGCCGGCTATATGCGCATCCTCACCCCGGTCTTTCTGGAGGCCTTCGCCGGGCGCGTGCTCAATATCCACCCCGCGCTTTTGCCGAGCTTTCCCGGAGCGCATGGCGGCGCGGACGCGCTGGCCTACGGCGTCAAGCTTACGGGCTGCAGCGTGCATTTTGTGGAAGAGGAGATGGACGCGGGCCCGCTCATCATCCAGGCCGCGGTACCGGTCAATGCCGGCGAGCCGCTGGAAACGCTCATGCCGCGCATCCACGCGCTGGAGCACCGCATCTATCCCCAGGCCCTGCAATGGCTGGCAGAGGGCCGCATCCGCCGCGATGGCCGGCAGGTGTACCTTGCGCCGGGAAGCGCCAAACGCGTACGCCAAGACGGCGACTGGCTCGTCTGGCCCCCACTGGAAGAGGGGTTTTAG
- the cobA gene encoding uroporphyrinogen-III C-methyltransferase: MLVYLLGAGPGDPGLLTLKARDALARADVVVYDALANPGLLDHARPDAERIYVGKIADKHALPQHEINALLVRKAREGGGKVVARLKGGDPYIFGRGGEEAEALVAAGVPFEEVPGVTSAIAAPAYAGIPLTHRDFASSVTIITGHESPDKPGSVHNWEALAKSASTLVFVMGMKNLPDIAANLIKAGLAADTPAALVYRGTTPRQRSLVAPLGDLPREAVAQCFSNPSVIVVGKVAELHASLDWFGKKPLLGRRVVVTRAREQASGLAARLAELGAEVIQFPTIEISEPQTYAPLDAAIAGLGGYDWLIFTSVNGVRHFWKRLQAAGGDSRALGGLRVAAIGPATAEALVSRGIMADFVPPKYQAEDVAQGLKAAAGKEIAGMRFLLPRAREAREVLPEELRKAGAVVDVVAAYVTVPAAGRKDEVLGLLEGGQLDCVSFGSSSTVENFLALVPGELLRAHPETVLAAIGPVTARTLERHGLKAAVMPQDYTIPALADAIAAHFDTP; the protein is encoded by the coding sequence ATGCTCGTCTACCTGCTCGGCGCCGGCCCCGGCGACCCGGGCCTGCTCACGCTCAAGGCCCGCGACGCGCTCGCCCGCGCGGATGTTGTCGTCTATGACGCGCTCGCCAATCCCGGGCTGCTGGACCACGCCCGGCCGGACGCCGAGCGCATCTACGTGGGGAAAATAGCGGACAAGCACGCCCTGCCCCAGCACGAGATCAACGCCCTTCTCGTGCGCAAGGCCAGGGAGGGCGGCGGCAAGGTGGTGGCGCGCCTCAAGGGGGGCGACCCCTACATCTTCGGGCGCGGCGGCGAGGAAGCCGAGGCGCTGGTGGCCGCGGGCGTGCCCTTTGAGGAGGTGCCCGGCGTGACGAGCGCCATCGCGGCCCCGGCCTATGCGGGCATCCCGCTCACGCACCGCGATTTCGCCTCTTCCGTGACCATCATCACCGGGCACGAAAGCCCCGACAAGCCGGGCTCGGTGCACAACTGGGAGGCGCTCGCCAAGAGCGCCTCGACCCTCGTCTTTGTCATGGGCATGAAGAACCTGCCCGACATCGCGGCCAACCTCATCAAGGCCGGCTTGGCGGCGGACACGCCGGCGGCCCTCGTCTATCGGGGCACCACCCCGCGCCAGCGCTCCCTCGTGGCGCCCCTGGGGGACTTGCCGCGCGAGGCCGTGGCCCAGTGCTTCAGCAATCCCTCGGTCATCGTGGTGGGCAAGGTGGCCGAGTTGCACGCGAGCCTGGACTGGTTCGGCAAGAAGCCCCTGCTCGGCCGCCGCGTGGTGGTGACACGCGCGCGGGAGCAGGCAAGCGGCCTCGCGGCGCGGCTCGCGGAGCTGGGGGCCGAGGTTATCCAGTTCCCCACCATCGAAATCAGCGAGCCCCAGACCTATGCCCCGCTGGACGCGGCCATCGCAGGGCTCGGCGGCTATGACTGGCTCATCTTCACCTCGGTCAACGGGGTGCGCCATTTCTGGAAGCGGCTTCAGGCCGCAGGGGGGGATAGCCGCGCGCTCGGGGGTCTGCGCGTGGCGGCCATCGGCCCGGCTACCGCCGAGGCGCTGGTGAGCCGGGGCATTATGGCGGACTTTGTGCCGCCCAAGTACCAGGCCGAGGACGTGGCCCAAGGGCTGAAAGCCGCTGCGGGCAAGGAGATCGCCGGCATGCGCTTCCTTTTGCCGCGCGCCCGCGAGGCGCGGGAGGTGCTGCCGGAGGAGCTGCGCAAGGCCGGCGCGGTGGTGGACGTGGTGGCCGCCTATGTGACCGTGCCCGCGGCCGGCCGCAAGGACGAGGTGCTCGGCCTGCTCGAGGGCGGCCAGCTCGATTGCGTGAGCTTCGGCTCCTCCTCCACGGTGGAGAATTTCCTCGCGCTCGTGCCCGGGGAACTGCTCCGGGCGCACCCGGAAACCGTGCTCGCGGCCATCGGCCCGGTTACGGCCCGCACCCTCGAGCGGCACGGACTCAAGGCCGCGGTGATGCCGCAGGACTACACCATCCCGGCCTTGGCGGACGCCATCGCCGCGCACTTCGACACCCCCTGA
- a CDS encoding leucyl aminopeptidase, which yields MEVRFQNLGPEHWKGDVLLAFACEGEELLQEHPELDKAAPWLAVAPAMRDFKPREGALALLHGHPELAIPRVLAIGLGKREDVTPERIRKAVASAVQRCRALGVTSILLPEPQLGRLPGGRERLVEECVCAALLALYRFDSLKKAPTDENPAPEWLALGFDGESVPDGGHAAARRGESAAWAVSLARDLANMPGNLLSPALLAERAASVAEESGLACEILDEDALAREGLDCLRAVGQGSTRPPRLVVLEYAPAGHEQEKPLILVGKGITFDSGGLCLKPAANMYQMKCDMSGAAAVLAAMAALAREGAPRRVVGLLACAENMPDGGAFRPGDVVTAANGDSVEVINTDAEGRLALCDALAWAQKRWTPAAIVDIATLTGACAVALGTGLAGLFCDDDGLAERLAAAGAVAGENYWRLPLWQPYAEQLKSEVADIKHTAGREGGAITAALFLRHFVREGELWAHLDIAGVDWNARTTPLCPEGASGFGARTLLELMRGGIQ from the coding sequence ATGGAAGTGCGGTTTCAGAATCTCGGCCCCGAGCACTGGAAGGGTGACGTGCTCCTGGCCTTCGCCTGCGAAGGCGAGGAGCTGTTGCAGGAGCACCCGGAGCTCGACAAGGCCGCGCCCTGGCTCGCCGTGGCGCCCGCCATGCGTGACTTCAAGCCCAGGGAAGGGGCGCTGGCCCTGCTTCACGGCCACCCCGAGCTCGCCATCCCGCGCGTGCTCGCCATCGGCCTCGGCAAGCGCGAGGACGTGACGCCGGAGCGCATCCGCAAGGCCGTGGCCAGTGCCGTGCAGCGCTGCCGCGCCCTGGGGGTGACTTCCATCCTGTTGCCCGAGCCGCAGCTCGGGCGCCTGCCGGGCGGCCGGGAGCGCCTGGTGGAGGAATGCGTCTGCGCGGCGCTGCTCGCCCTCTACCGCTTCGACAGCCTGAAAAAGGCGCCCACGGACGAAAATCCAGCGCCGGAATGGCTGGCGCTGGGCTTTGACGGCGAGAGCGTGCCCGACGGCGGCCATGCCGCGGCGCGCCGGGGCGAGAGCGCGGCCTGGGCCGTATCTCTCGCGCGGGACCTCGCCAATATGCCGGGCAATCTCCTCTCGCCGGCGCTGCTGGCCGAGCGCGCCGCCAGCGTTGCCGAGGAAAGCGGCCTCGCCTGCGAGATTCTCGACGAGGACGCCCTGGCCCGCGAGGGGCTCGACTGCCTGCGCGCCGTGGGGCAGGGCTCCACGCGGCCGCCGCGCCTCGTCGTGCTCGAATACGCGCCCGCCGGCCACGAGCAGGAAAAGCCGCTCATCCTCGTGGGCAAGGGCATCACCTTTGATTCCGGGGGCCTGTGCCTCAAGCCCGCGGCCAACATGTACCAGATGAAGTGCGACATGAGCGGCGCCGCGGCCGTGCTCGCCGCCATGGCCGCGCTGGCCCGGGAGGGCGCGCCCCGCCGCGTGGTGGGCCTTCTCGCCTGCGCGGAGAACATGCCCGACGGCGGCGCCTTCCGGCCCGGGGATGTGGTGACGGCGGCCAATGGCGACAGCGTGGAGGTCATCAATACCGACGCCGAGGGGCGGCTCGCCCTTTGCGACGCGCTGGCCTGGGCGCAAAAGCGCTGGACGCCCGCGGCCATCGTGGACATCGCCACGCTCACCGGCGCCTGCGCCGTGGCGCTGGGCACAGGGCTCGCGGGCCTGTTCTGCGACGACGACGGCCTTGCCGAACGCCTGGCCGCCGCCGGGGCCGTGGCCGGGGAAAATTACTGGCGCCTCCCGCTCTGGCAGCCCTATGCGGAGCAGTTGAAAAGCGAAGTGGCGGACATCAAGCACACGGCCGGCCGCGAGGGCGGGGCCATCACGGCGGCGCTCTTCCTGCGCCACTTTGTGCGCGAGGGCGAACTGTGGGCGCATCTCGACATCGCCGGCGTGGACTGGAACGCCAGGACCACGCCGCTCTGCCCCGAGGGGGCCTCGGGCTTCGGGGCGCGCACCCTGCTCGAGCTTATGCGCGGGGGCATCCAGTGA
- a CDS encoding neutral zinc metallopeptidase, producing the protein MRWQNQQQSSHVEDRRGRSPMAFRGMPIGGKAGAILLLVVLVAGYYGYDLTPLLGGLGGDVAQVSSPRPAGTRSGDDELARFASVTLKSTEDTWDRIFRASGKRYDPPTLVLFSDSTDTACGYGQSAMGPFYCPADQNVYIDLAFYGDMERKLGGGGDFALGYVLAHEVGHHVQNELGIAQEVRRQQSGASQAAANRLSVMMELQADCFAGVWGRYMEEQGILESGDLEEALNTASAIGDDRLQRQSMGRVVPDSFTHGTSAQRLAWFRRGFDSGDPGQCNTFKGID; encoded by the coding sequence ATGCGCTGGCAAAATCAGCAGCAAAGCTCGCACGTGGAAGACCGGCGCGGCAGGTCGCCCATGGCCTTCCGGGGCATGCCCATCGGCGGCAAGGCGGGGGCCATCCTCCTGCTCGTGGTGCTGGTGGCCGGCTATTACGGCTATGACCTAACGCCGCTTCTGGGCGGCTTGGGCGGGGATGTTGCCCAGGTGAGCTCCCCGCGCCCGGCCGGGACCCGTTCAGGGGATGACGAGCTCGCGCGCTTCGCCTCGGTGACGCTCAAGAGCACCGAGGACACCTGGGACAGGATCTTCCGCGCCTCGGGCAAGCGCTACGACCCGCCCACGCTGGTGCTCTTCAGCGACAGCACGGACACGGCCTGCGGCTACGGCCAGAGCGCCATGGGGCCCTTCTATTGCCCGGCCGACCAGAACGTCTACATCGACCTCGCCTTTTACGGCGACATGGAGCGCAAACTCGGCGGCGGCGGGGACTTCGCCCTGGGCTATGTGCTGGCGCACGAGGTGGGCCACCATGTGCAGAACGAGCTCGGCATCGCCCAGGAGGTGCGCCGCCAGCAGTCCGGGGCGTCGCAGGCTGCGGCCAACCGGCTCTCGGTGATGATGGAGCTTCAGGCCGACTGCTTTGCGGGCGTCTGGGGCAGGTATATGGAGGAGCAGGGCATCCTCGAGTCCGGCGACCTCGAGGAAGCGCTCAACACGGCGAGCGCCATCGGCGACGACCGCCTCCAGCGGCAGAGCATGGGCCGCGTGGTGCCGGACAGCTTCACCCACGGCACCTCGGCGCAGCGGCTCGCCTGGTTCCGGCGCGGCTTTGACAGCGGCGACCCGGGCCAGTGCAATACGTTTAAAGGGATAGATTAG
- the rbr gene encoding rubrerythrin, which produces MKSLKGSQTEKNILIAFSGESQARNRYTFYASQAKKEGFHFVSKIFEETAYQEKEHAERLFKLLEGGQLEISGTFPAGVIADTYSNLIESAAGEHEEYTKMYPDFATIAENEGFYAVSTAMRNILIAENYHEKRFLDLANKIKTNTMFSNPEPTVWRCLNCGCIVEGKDAPDVCPACLHPKGWFVRLDIKF; this is translated from the coding sequence ATGAAGTCGCTCAAGGGCTCCCAGACCGAAAAAAATATCCTCATCGCCTTTTCCGGCGAGTCCCAGGCCCGCAACCGCTACACCTTCTACGCCTCGCAGGCCAAGAAGGAAGGCTTCCACTTTGTGAGCAAGATCTTTGAGGAGACGGCCTACCAGGAAAAGGAACACGCCGAGCGCCTGTTCAAGCTGCTCGAGGGCGGCCAGCTCGAGATTTCCGGCACCTTCCCGGCCGGCGTCATCGCCGACACCTATTCCAACCTGATCGAGTCCGCGGCGGGCGAGCATGAGGAATACACCAAGATGTATCCCGACTTCGCCACCATCGCCGAGAACGAAGGCTTCTACGCGGTCTCCACGGCCATGCGCAACATCCTCATCGCGGAAAACTACCACGAGAAGCGCTTCCTCGACCTCGCCAACAAGATCAAGACCAACACCATGTTCTCCAATCCCGAGCCCACGGTGTGGCGCTGCCTCAACTGCGGCTGCATCGTGGAAGGCAAGGACGCCCCGGACGTGTGCCCGGCCTGTCTGCATCCCAAGGGCTGGTTCGTGCGCCTGGACATCAAGTTCTAG